Proteins co-encoded in one Nicotiana sylvestris chromosome 7, ASM39365v2, whole genome shotgun sequence genomic window:
- the LOC138873639 gene encoding secreted RxLR effector protein 161-like, with translation MEASKVIDTPIATATRLDMDEIRSPINQTMYRGIIGSLLYLTASRPDIVFSVGLCARFQSNLKESHLKAAKRILRYLKGTQDLVLYYPSGDSFNLIRYADADYAGYLVDRKNTSGMAHFLGSCLISWETRKQNSVSLSTAEAEYVAAASCCAQLLWIK, from the coding sequence atggaagcatcaaaggtgatagatactcccattgcaactgccactcgactggacatggatgaaattAGATCTCCTATAAATCAAacaatgtatagaggcattattgggtctctccTCTATCTCACTGCCAGTCGACCTGATATTGTTTTCAGCGTGGGGCTATGTgcgaggtttcaatcaaatctcaaggaatctcacttgaaggctgccaaaagaatactgagatatctcaaaggaacacaAGACCTAGTGTTGTATTATCCatcaggtgacagttttaatctgattaggtatgctgatgcagactatgcaggttatcttgtggatagAAAAAAcacttctggaatggctcacttcttaggttcatgtcttatctcttgggAAACAAGGAAGCAGAATTCAGTGTCTCTATCAAcagctgaagctgaatatgtagcTGCAGCATCCTGCTGTGCTCAACTTCTATGGATCAAGTAG
- the LOC138873640 gene encoding uncharacterized protein, whose product MSGSWDPSYPKLSKYNFNVCIVELVSSMRNIKKAQFSRPMRSDPYQRDPNLWCGYHGTNGHRTGGYQYLWKEMETLLKNGHLREFLSDRAKKNYSHNRGNVEPSKARDKHPHQIINMIFGGNEINGVTFLALKKMKVSLTHSKRLREDDITFMEEDADGLLLPHNDALVISLNVLDFKIKRVLVDPESLANIIQWRVLEQAKLTGSIIPATKLQAGFNLTSVTTWGEILLLTNTKRLMKKPLFEVVDGDIGYNIILGRPWLHEMKVVPSTYHQLLKFPTPEGIKQIRGINRQREI is encoded by the coding sequence ATGTCAGGGTCATGGGATCCTTCTTACCCCAAATTAtcgaaatacaacttcaacgtctgTATAGTGGAATTAGTGTCATCCATGAGAAATATCAAAAAGGCACAGTTTTCGAGACCAATGAGATCTGATCCCTACCAGAGGGATCCCAACTTGTGGTGTGGATACCATGGAACTAATGGCCATCGGACAGGGGGCTATCAATACCTTTGGAAAGAAATGGAAACACTATTGAAGAATGGTCATCTCAGAGAATTCTTAAGCGACCGAGCTAAGAAAAATTATAGTCATAATAGAGGCAACGTGGAACCTTCAAAAGCAAGAGACAAACACCCACACCAAATAATTAATATGATCTTCGGAGGGAACGAGATTAACGGGGTCACTTTCTTGGCactaaagaagatgaaagtgtcACTAACTCATAGTAAAAGGCTCCGGGAGGACGATATCACTTTTATGGAGGAGGACGCAGATGGATTGCTACTAccacacaatgatgcactggtaatttctttaaatgtgtTAGATTTTAAGAttaaacgtgttctagtggatccagaAAGTTTGGCTAATATCATACAATGGAGAGTATTGGAGCAAGCTAAACTCACCGGAAGCATTATTCCGGCCACAAAGCTACAAGCCGGATTCAACCTCACAAGCGTGACAACCTGGGGAGAGATTCTATTGCTCACAAACACTAAAAGACTAATGAAAAAACCCCTTTTTGAAGTAGTAGATGGTGATATAGGATATAatatcatcctgggaaggccatGGTTACACGAGATGAAAGTCGTGCCCTCAACGTATCACCAATTATTGAAGTTTCCAACGCCCGAAGGTATCAAGCAGATAAGGGGGATAAACCGGCAGCGAGAGATATGA